ATTACTTCCCTACAAAGATGTTATTGCAAAGGTTATTTTTGATGTATGTTTTCTTACTTCCGGCTTTAGTTTTAGCTTTTACTTTTCAGTTACTTTTTCTATTTACATCCACTAGATGAAATAGTTACACTTAATTGTTAGATACTTCTGCCCTTTTCATCTTCTTTGGGAATAGCACTTTTGTTAGATACTTTTGTTTAGGTATATGAACATAATGCTTGCTGCAGTATCAAAGTTATGAAATTTATGATGCATCCTTTCTAGGTAACATTTTTCTATTTTGAAAAGTAGGCTTTGAATCCTCTGTTCTATTGGATGTGATGGCCTTATTTTATTGCTGCTGTCTTCATATCTCTGTGTTGCTTCATGCTTATATGAAGCaaactgaatttttatttttaccaaCAATGGATAATACAATAATGTCTGTTTGTATGTTTGAATGGCATGGCCTTTGTGACATAGACGTCCATTCAGTTATTCATCCACAAACTCGGTCTTTATAGTGTCAAGCATATtgttttatttatacatatttctCCTATTATTGTTCATGTTTTAGCTATTTATGCAGAAAAACTATCCAAGAATCAAAACCGTTGTTAATAAAGTGGGAACTATTACAAATGAATTTCGTGTtccagaatttgaagttttagCAGGAGAACATGATATGGTTACAGAAGTGAAGCAATATGGTGCCACTTTTAAGCTTGATTACAGTTTGGTTTATTGGAATTCTAGATTGGAACATGAACATAAAAGATTGGTTTCTCTGTTCCAACCTGGAGAGATCATTTGCGATATGTTTGCGGGTATAGGTCCTTTTGCAATTCCTGCAGCCCAAAAAGGATGCCTAGTCTATGCAAATGATTTGAATCCAGATAGCATTCACTATCTGAGGATCAATGCTAAAGTCAACAAGGTCGAAGATCGCATATATGCATACAACACAGATGCTAGAAAATTCATCTCCCAGCTGATGGAGGTGCCAACTTCTGAGGTTAAATTAGAATGTAATGTTCCAAGTCTGAATACATGTGAGTCATGCAACACAAAAGATGATGTTGAAACAAGTGTAGAAACTGCCTTGCTAATTGGTAATATCTTTACAGGATATAACTGCAAATACTGGTTTGATATCTTAACATGTTACCTAACACTGATATTTTTCTTGCAGTTGATAGAAAGGGCATAGGAGATCACAATAACAACAGTTTAGAGGATGTAGAATGTTCATCAAAGCATGATGATACATCTGTAACTTCTGCTAAGAGATCTTCTAGTAGTTCCCATGAAGGTATTCTTGATACACTGTGACACCCAGGATATCACTAGTACAGTGGCTACCTGATCTTATAGTCTCAAAATAATTCTGCAATTTCTGTTctggaaataaaaaatttaaccttGTTGAACAGTGCCCTTTCTTAGTGAGAAACAAAGTATTCAAAATACTCTGTAAGATTGAAATTAAAGCCTGATAAAGTTGTTTTTGTTTACAGAGAATGGAAAGACTCATGGAACTGATAGCTTTGAAGGTAGTGGGAAAAGAGGAAGCCAAAACAAGAGAATGAGAGGTTCCGAGTTCACTGACACAAAAACTTGGGAGCATATTGACCACGTAATAATGAACCTACCAGCATCAGCTGTTCAGTTTCTAGGTACAGATGGAGTGATGTCGTTGGACATAAtgtaacttatttttttaaaggaACTTTCGTGCAAGACTCTTGTTGTCTTCCTATGCTAGGAGTTTCGTAACTCATTCTTGCTTTGCAAAAAACTCTCATTATCTTTGAGATTTATTGGCAGATATCTGACTTAAAAAATGTTCTGCCAGATGTATTTAGGGGATTAATCCAGAGGAAATATTGGAAAGGAAATCTACCATGGGTCCACTGCTATTGCTTCATTAGAGCAACTGAAACTCCAGAGACGATAATAGCTGTGAGTTCCTTCTACTAATGGTATTTcccattttctttttcctatgttTGGTAAGAATATCAATGATTTCACTGACTTGTGGTATTTGTTTTGCCCATTCGGGTGGCTTAGGAGCCTGGATTTTGTAAGAAGTTCAGTGGACACTGATCAAACTCTTACTTCACTTAGACAGTTAATTTTGAACTTAATTTCGCA
This DNA window, taken from Arachis hypogaea cultivar Tifrunner unplaced genomic scaffold, arahy.Tifrunner.gnm2.J5K5 arahy.Tifrunner.gnm2.scaffold_301, whole genome shotgun sequence, encodes the following:
- the LOC114927363 gene encoding tRNA (guanine(37)-N(1))-methyltransferase 2, translating into MMLLDESEFDVHLKLWVLRIPCQHCKLATRILNGYMLDKPRVKPITEDLTSRKNRYIILSEKVQNQDLSDIPKEKLDELKGLCEIEVVPYSLTLGYSYWSADHVLKQILPAGFEVPSSFETIGQIAHLNLHEELLPYKDVIAKVIFDLFMQKNYPRIKTVVNKVGTITNEFRVPEFEVLAGEHDMVTEVKQYGATFKLDYSLVYWNSRLEHEHKRLVSLFQPGEIICDMFAGIGPFAIPAAQKGCLVYANDLNPDSIHYLRINAKVNKVEDRIYAYNTDARKFISQLMEVPTSEVKLECNVPSLNTCESCNTKDDVETSVETALLIVDRKGIGDHNNNSLEDVECSSKHDDTSVTSAKRSSSSSHEENGKTHGTDSFEGSGKRGSQNKRMRGSEFTDTKTWEHIDHVIMNLPASAVQFLDVFRGLIQRKYWKGNLPWVHCYCFIRATETPETIIAVVESALSACIQEPIFDRVRDVAPNKAMFLFKLQVARSML